A window of Calonectris borealis chromosome 3, bCalBor7.hap1.2, whole genome shotgun sequence contains these coding sequences:
- the ZNF395 gene encoding zinc finger protein 395 isoform X1 has translation MRRKGLSMWGGCLHQPSPGSFNPAGGEARSRASRTLVSEMASVLSRRLGKRSLLGTRVSAPGTLADGMLVATQIPGLQTDLGRTSAHAVPREDGSCTPLVEESSQAPRFPSPGRRQLRTGQQVLVTYNGQECAGLVEQHNPLSDKVKVLLPEQGLQACWRVQDVQPATLQPPTLPTAGNPGPAEALQRSVSSNIDVPKRKADTAVEMDEMVAAMVLTSLSCSPVVQSPPAGESGIPPSRVACDPWKESGDVSDSGSSTTSGHWSGGSDISTPSPPHPAGSPKYSSEALSSPQMDDGFETDSDPFLLDEPAPRKRKNSVKVMYKCLWPSCGKVLRSIVGIKRHVKTQHLGDGADSDQRKREEDFYYTEVQVKEEPAPEAATAASPTSASAPIIIQQALAKPEALLVEQPVLEPALASSALSQSAPSSFWHIQADHAYQALPSIQIPVSPHIFTSISWATATSTLPSLSPVRSRSLSFSEPQPPTPMLKSHLIVASPPRVSIGTRKVRGEAKKCRKVYGIEHRDQWCTACRWKKACQRFLD, from the exons ATGCGCAGGAAGGGGCTGAGCATGTGGGGAGGTTGTTTacaccagcccagccccgggagcTTTAACCCGGCCGGCGGCGAGGCGCGGAGCAGGGCTTCCCGGACGCT CGTGTCCGAGATGGCGAGCGTGCTGTCCAGGCGTCTGGGGAAGCGCTCCCTGCTAGGCACCCGCGTCTCTGCCCCCGGCACCTTGGCCGACGGGATGCTGGTGGCCACCCAGATCCCTGGCTTGCAGACCGACCTTGGCCGGACGTCTGCCCACGCAGTGCCGCGAGAGGACGGATCCTGCACGCCGTTGGTGGAGGAGAGCAGCCAGGCACCCAGGTTCCCCAGCCCTGGCCGCCGGCAGCTCCGCACTGGGCAGCAA GTCCTCGTCACCTACAACGGGCAGGAGTGCGCCGGCCTCGTGGAGCAGCACAACCCGCTGAGCGACAAGGTGAAGGTGCTGCTGCCGGAGCAGGGCTTGCAGGCGTGCTGGAGGGTGCAGGACGTGCAGCCGGCCACGCtccagccccccaccctgcccactgCCGGCAATCCCGGCCCTGCCGAGGCGCTGCAGAGATCCGTATCCAGCAATATCGACGTACCCAAGAG GAAGGCCGACACCGCTGTGGAGATGGATGAAATGGTGGCAGCCATGGTGCTGACGAGCCTCTCCTGCAGCCCTGTGGTGCAGAGCCCTCCCGCCGGCGAGAGCGGCATCCCCC CCTCACGGGTGGCGTGTGATCCCTGGAAGGAGAGTGGCGACGTCTCGGACAGCGGCAGCAGCACCACCAGCGGGCACTGGAGCGGGGGCAGCGACATCTCCACCCCttcgcccccccaccccgcaggcagccccaAGTACTCCAGCGAGGCCCTGAGCTCTCCCCAGATGGACGACGGCTTCGAGACCGACTCCGACCCCTTTCTCCTCGATGAACCCGCTCCACGCAAGAGAAAG AACTCGGTGAAGGTGATGTACAAGTGCCTGTGGCCAAGCTGCGGCAAGGTCCTGCGCTCCATCGTCGGCATCAAGCGGCACGTCAAGACCCAGCACCTCGG GGATGGCGCAGACTCCGACCAGCGGAAGCGGGAGGAGGATTTCTACTACACCGAAGTGCAGGTGAAGGAAGAGCCGGCGCCGGAGGCGGCCACCGCTGCCAGCCCCACGTCTGCGTCCGCCCCCATCATCATCCAGCAAGCCCTGGCGAAGCCAGAGGCACTGCTGGTGGAGCAGCCGGTGCTGGAGCCTGCCCTGGCCAGCAGCGCCCTGAGCCAGTCTGcccccagctccttctggcaCATCCAGGCTGATCACGCCTACCAG GCATTGCCCTCGATCCAAATTCCAGTGTCCCCCCACATCTTCACCAGCATCAGCTGGGCCACTGCCACCTCAACTCTCCCGTCCCTGTCACCG GTGCGGAGCCGGTCGCTCAGCTTCAGCGAACCCCAGCCACCGACGCCGATGCTCAAGTCCCACCTGATCGTCGCCTCACCGCCCAGGGTGTCCATCGGCACCAG GAAAGTTCGCGGTGAAGCCAAAAAGTGCCGTAAGGTGTACGGCATCGAGCACCGGGACCAGTGGTGCACGGCCTGCCGCTGGAAAAAAGCCTGCCAGCGCTTCCTGGACTGA
- the ZNF395 gene encoding zinc finger protein 395 isoform X2 codes for MASVLSRRLGKRSLLGTRVSAPGTLADGMLVATQIPGLQTDLGRTSAHAVPREDGSCTPLVEESSQAPRFPSPGRRQLRTGQQVLVTYNGQECAGLVEQHNPLSDKVKVLLPEQGLQACWRVQDVQPATLQPPTLPTAGNPGPAEALQRSVSSNIDVPKRKADTAVEMDEMVAAMVLTSLSCSPVVQSPPAGESGIPPSRVACDPWKESGDVSDSGSSTTSGHWSGGSDISTPSPPHPAGSPKYSSEALSSPQMDDGFETDSDPFLLDEPAPRKRKNSVKVMYKCLWPSCGKVLRSIVGIKRHVKTQHLGDGADSDQRKREEDFYYTEVQVKEEPAPEAATAASPTSASAPIIIQQALAKPEALLVEQPVLEPALASSALSQSAPSSFWHIQADHAYQALPSIQIPVSPHIFTSISWATATSTLPSLSPVRSRSLSFSEPQPPTPMLKSHLIVASPPRVSIGTRKVRGEAKKCRKVYGIEHRDQWCTACRWKKACQRFLD; via the exons ATGGCGAGCGTGCTGTCCAGGCGTCTGGGGAAGCGCTCCCTGCTAGGCACCCGCGTCTCTGCCCCCGGCACCTTGGCCGACGGGATGCTGGTGGCCACCCAGATCCCTGGCTTGCAGACCGACCTTGGCCGGACGTCTGCCCACGCAGTGCCGCGAGAGGACGGATCCTGCACGCCGTTGGTGGAGGAGAGCAGCCAGGCACCCAGGTTCCCCAGCCCTGGCCGCCGGCAGCTCCGCACTGGGCAGCAA GTCCTCGTCACCTACAACGGGCAGGAGTGCGCCGGCCTCGTGGAGCAGCACAACCCGCTGAGCGACAAGGTGAAGGTGCTGCTGCCGGAGCAGGGCTTGCAGGCGTGCTGGAGGGTGCAGGACGTGCAGCCGGCCACGCtccagccccccaccctgcccactgCCGGCAATCCCGGCCCTGCCGAGGCGCTGCAGAGATCCGTATCCAGCAATATCGACGTACCCAAGAG GAAGGCCGACACCGCTGTGGAGATGGATGAAATGGTGGCAGCCATGGTGCTGACGAGCCTCTCCTGCAGCCCTGTGGTGCAGAGCCCTCCCGCCGGCGAGAGCGGCATCCCCC CCTCACGGGTGGCGTGTGATCCCTGGAAGGAGAGTGGCGACGTCTCGGACAGCGGCAGCAGCACCACCAGCGGGCACTGGAGCGGGGGCAGCGACATCTCCACCCCttcgcccccccaccccgcaggcagccccaAGTACTCCAGCGAGGCCCTGAGCTCTCCCCAGATGGACGACGGCTTCGAGACCGACTCCGACCCCTTTCTCCTCGATGAACCCGCTCCACGCAAGAGAAAG AACTCGGTGAAGGTGATGTACAAGTGCCTGTGGCCAAGCTGCGGCAAGGTCCTGCGCTCCATCGTCGGCATCAAGCGGCACGTCAAGACCCAGCACCTCGG GGATGGCGCAGACTCCGACCAGCGGAAGCGGGAGGAGGATTTCTACTACACCGAAGTGCAGGTGAAGGAAGAGCCGGCGCCGGAGGCGGCCACCGCTGCCAGCCCCACGTCTGCGTCCGCCCCCATCATCATCCAGCAAGCCCTGGCGAAGCCAGAGGCACTGCTGGTGGAGCAGCCGGTGCTGGAGCCTGCCCTGGCCAGCAGCGCCCTGAGCCAGTCTGcccccagctccttctggcaCATCCAGGCTGATCACGCCTACCAG GCATTGCCCTCGATCCAAATTCCAGTGTCCCCCCACATCTTCACCAGCATCAGCTGGGCCACTGCCACCTCAACTCTCCCGTCCCTGTCACCG GTGCGGAGCCGGTCGCTCAGCTTCAGCGAACCCCAGCCACCGACGCCGATGCTCAAGTCCCACCTGATCGTCGCCTCACCGCCCAGGGTGTCCATCGGCACCAG GAAAGTTCGCGGTGAAGCCAAAAAGTGCCGTAAGGTGTACGGCATCGAGCACCGGGACCAGTGGTGCACGGCCTGCCGCTGGAAAAAAGCCTGCCAGCGCTTCCTGGACTGA